From Segatella copri, the proteins below share one genomic window:
- a CDS encoding DUF3575 domain-containing protein, with product MKKRILIALVALGSLICPALAQKAAVKTNLLYDATTTMNLGVEFGLSPKWTLDVSGNYNPWTFSKNKKWKHWLVQPEARYWFCNKMMGSFIGFHALGGSHNIGGMDLDFKFLGTDFSKLKDYRYEGWFIGAGVAYGYAWALSKHWNLEAELGVGYIYSKADKFNCAQCGDKLEDDKAHNYVGPTKAALNLVYVF from the coding sequence ATGAAGAAAAGGATTTTAATTGCGTTAGTAGCACTCGGCAGCCTTATCTGTCCTGCTCTAGCGCAGAAAGCTGCGGTAAAGACCAACTTGCTGTATGATGCAACGACAACCATGAACTTGGGTGTTGAATTCGGTCTTTCTCCAAAATGGACACTTGACGTATCCGGAAACTACAATCCTTGGACGTTTTCAAAGAACAAGAAATGGAAGCACTGGCTCGTTCAGCCAGAGGCCAGATACTGGTTCTGTAACAAAATGATGGGTTCATTCATCGGCTTCCATGCCTTGGGTGGATCTCACAACATCGGTGGCATGGATCTTGACTTCAAGTTCCTGGGCACTGATTTCTCTAAGCTGAAAGACTATCGGTATGAAGGATGGTTTATAGGTGCAGGTGTAGCTTACGGCTACGCTTGGGCTCTCTCGAAACATTGGAATCTGGAAGCTGAACTTGGCGTAGGCTATATCTACTCTAAGGCAGATAAGTTTAACTGTGCTCAATGCGGAGATAAACTTGAAGATGACAAGGCACACAACTATGTGGGCCCGACGAAAGCAGCCCTCAACTTAGTGTATGTTTTTTAA
- the tnpB gene encoding IS66 family insertion sequence element accessory protein TnpB (TnpB, as the term is used for proteins encoded by IS66 family insertion elements, is considered an accessory protein, since TnpC, encoded by a neighboring gene, is a DDE family transposase.), whose product MFGLNENTQYYVCQRYVRMNMGINGLYQIVRTEMELPPLGGAVFIFFSKNRQQVKMLKWDGDGFLLYQKRLERGTFELPFFDPQSKQCKMPYKTLSAIMSGICLKSMRYRKRLNL is encoded by the coding sequence ATGTTTGGATTAAACGAAAACACCCAGTATTACGTCTGCCAGCGATATGTCCGAATGAACATGGGCATAAATGGCCTGTACCAGATTGTGAGGACGGAGATGGAGCTGCCGCCACTCGGTGGTGCCGTCTTCATCTTCTTCTCAAAGAATCGCCAGCAGGTAAAAATGCTAAAATGGGATGGCGACGGTTTCTTGCTGTATCAGAAGCGACTGGAGCGAGGAACCTTTGAATTACCATTCTTTGATCCCCAAAGCAAACAATGCAAAATGCCGTACAAGACGCTATCTGCCATCATGAGCGGAATTTGCCTGAAAAGTATGAGATATAGGAAACGGCTTAATCTATAG
- a CDS encoding DUF3868 domain-containing protein, with amino-acid sequence MNTYNIIGSMFGALLIALPISADNTQQAYKNLKIQNKAIRKVGNQVKVAMDLNLDQIQLASNKGLIYTPMILNEKDTLFMPSVEVMGKKRYIYYQRNQKTATANPLIVALRKNKTAQTLHYEYAAPFSDWMKNSNFAISNDACGCNQQLLDEGILNAEGRAFSTPKNLFNAYVQPKAEAVKARKENGSARLNFKVNKWDILYDMGNNARELDNIRKTLDLVKNDSDVTITKITLHGYASPDGGYANNNKLSHNRTQALLKHILKTYPISSKLFAATATAEDWAGTIKYVNENEIPQKEAALEIINSNMQPDAKEKALLKKAPQAYRYLLQNVWPSLRRTDYTIEYDVQAFNVAKAREVIKPRPQKLSLQEMYLVAQTYPKGSAEFNNVFDIAVRMFPEDKLANLNAASAAIERGDKVSAEKYLLKAGDSAEANNARGCLASMKEDYQTAKQYFEKAIAGGLKEAQENLDKVNQAL; translated from the coding sequence ATGAATACATATAATATAATAGGTAGTATGTTCGGAGCCTTGCTTATCGCTCTTCCTATATCAGCCGATAATACCCAGCAGGCTTACAAGAATCTGAAAATCCAGAACAAGGCAATCAGAAAGGTTGGCAACCAGGTGAAAGTGGCTATGGACTTGAACCTCGACCAAATTCAGCTTGCCAGCAACAAAGGTCTCATCTATACCCCAATGATCCTCAACGAAAAGGATACGCTCTTCATGCCGAGTGTTGAGGTGATGGGTAAAAAGAGATATATTTACTATCAGCGTAACCAGAAAACGGCTACGGCAAACCCACTCATCGTGGCACTCCGTAAGAACAAGACAGCACAAACGCTTCATTATGAATACGCCGCTCCGTTCAGCGACTGGATGAAGAACTCAAACTTCGCCATCAGTAATGATGCCTGCGGTTGCAACCAGCAACTTCTCGACGAAGGTATTCTGAATGCGGAAGGACGTGCATTCTCTACTCCGAAGAATCTCTTCAACGCTTATGTCCAGCCTAAGGCAGAAGCCGTAAAGGCAAGAAAGGAGAATGGTTCTGCCCGTTTGAACTTCAAGGTGAACAAGTGGGATATCCTGTACGATATGGGCAACAATGCCAGAGAACTGGATAATATCCGCAAGACACTCGACCTTGTAAAGAACGACTCGGATGTTACCATCACCAAGATAACCCTCCACGGCTATGCATCACCAGATGGCGGATATGCCAACAACAACAAGTTGTCGCATAACCGTACACAGGCGCTTTTGAAGCATATCCTGAAGACCTATCCTATTTCTTCAAAACTGTTTGCGGCCACAGCTACAGCAGAGGACTGGGCGGGAACCATCAAGTATGTAAATGAGAATGAGATTCCTCAGAAGGAAGCTGCACTTGAGATCATCAACAGCAACATGCAGCCAGATGCCAAAGAAAAAGCATTGCTCAAGAAGGCTCCTCAGGCTTATCGCTATCTCCTGCAGAATGTATGGCCATCACTTCGCCGTACCGACTATACGATAGAATATGATGTTCAGGCATTCAATGTAGCAAAGGCTAGAGAGGTTATCAAGCCCCGTCCTCAGAAGCTCTCACTTCAGGAGATGTATCTGGTAGCCCAGACTTATCCTAAGGGTAGCGCCGAATTCAACAATGTTTTCGACATAGCAGTAAGAATGTTCCCTGAAGATAAGCTTGCCAATCTCAATGCAGCCTCAGCAGCCATCGAACGTGGCGACAAGGTGAGTGCAGAGAAATATCTCCTGAAAGCTGGCGACAGCGCCGAGGCAAACAATGCCCGCGGTTGTCTGGCTTCCATGAAGGAAGACTATCAGACAGCCAAGCAATACTTTGAGAAAGCTATTGCCGGTGGTTTGAAGGAGGCGCAGGAAAACCTGGATAAAGTAAACCAGGCACTTTAA